AACAGTCCGGCGGACAGGGCGGCCCAGGCCGGATTGCGGAAAAAACGCAGGACGAGCAGGTACGTCGCGGCCACGCTCAAAAGCCCGGCCAGGGCGAAGAAAAACCGGTCTCCGGCCGCGTTTTCCCCAAAACAGGCGATGCCCGCCGCCGACATATAGATCTGTATCCACGGCGACCACCGCCAGACATGGCCGTCGTCGGGGTTGTATTCCCGGGCCTCTTCCTGGGAGATGAGGTTTTTGCCGTCAAAGGCCCGGGGCACGCCGTCCGTGAGCACGGTCTGGGCCAGACGGGAGGTCTCGGCCTCGTCCTGCCACAGGGGACGCTGCCCCAGCTCGTAGAAGATGAGAAAGGCCGCCACGGCCAGGATGCACAGGGGGAGCGGACGCACAAGTCCCCACAGGGCGCTTTGGGTGTCGGAAACGGGGATGGCGTATCGGGGTGTTTTCATGAAAATCCTGGCGCGCCGTGTGCGCGAAGCGCCGCATAATACGATTTGGCGGCAAAGACAACCAAGGGTCTTGAAAAGCGGCAGGCCCCGGCCCGGGCCGGTCCGGGCCGCAGGCGCGGCCGGGACAGTCGGGGCGGGGGGGTTGACAGGTCCGTGTTTTTTGGGATTAGTTCCCCATTTCACCGCGTCGCGCCGCATCGCAGCGCGGCCGGTTTCAATATCGCCCGGCCCATCCTACGCCGAGAATACGACCTCCCCGGAGAAAATCCCATGCTCAACGGAAAAAAAGTGGTGGTGGTCATGCCCGCCTACAACGCGGCCGCCACCCTGGAACGCACCTGCTCCGAAGTCCCCAGGGACATTGTGGACGAGATCCTTTTGGTGGACGACTGCAGCCGCGACAACACCGTCGAAGAGGCCCGGACCCTTGGCCTGCGCTGCTTCTGCCACGAAAAAAACTGGGGCTACGGCCGCAACCAGAAGACCTGCTACAGCGAGGCCTTAAAGCTCGGGGCCGACGTGGTCATCATGGTCCACCCCGACTACCAGTACACCCCGAAGATCATCCCGGCCATGGCCAACCTGGTGGCCAGCGGCGAGTACGACGCCTGCATCGCCTCGCGCATCCTGGGCGGCACGGCGCTTCAGGGCGGCATGCCCCTGTATAAATACGTGGCCAACCGGTTCCTGACTCTGGCCCAGAACATCATGATCAACGCCAAGCTCTCGGAATACCACACCGGATACCGGGCCTTCTCCCGGGAGGTGCTGGAGACCCTGCCCCTGTGGGAGAACTCCGACGACTTCGTCTTCGACAACCAGATGCTGGCTCAGACCGTCTACTTCGGGTTCCGCATCGGCGAGGTGTCGTGTCCCACCAAGTATTTCGAGGAGGCCTCCTCCATCAATTTCCGGCGCAGCGTGACCTACGGCCTGGGCGTGCTCAAGACCTCCATGGAATTCCGGCTCCAGAAATGGGGGCTGGCCAAATATCCCTACTTCGACAAAAAGGGCCGTGGGCTTTTGAGCCCCACCCCGCCCTATTATACGGACAAGTCCCCGGAAGTCGTGCAATAGCGGCCCCATCCCGCCCTCCGGCGCTGTCCGGAGGGCGGACGGCCCACGGGCGGCGGTATGCACCGGGCGTGTCCGCCGGTCTCCCGACCCGTGCCGGGATGCCATCATCGGCAGGCCCGGCCTCTTCTTTTTTGCCGCGCCCGCCCTGGGGCGTGACGCGGCTCTCCCTCCACAACCCCCGGGCCATGCCCCGGCGGTGTCGGCCCGGCGCTTTCGGTCGACGGCTGGACCAATTCTTGCTTCATGCCTCCCGAAGTCGTACCTCCACGACAGACAACCCGCAGGATGGACCATGTTCCGTTTCAGTCTCCAAAAGGTTCTGGACTACCGGGCCCAGCTCGAAGAGCAGGCCAAGATGGAACTGGCCAAGGCCCTGCATATCCAGTTGATCAGGGAAAAGGCCGTGCGCGACCTGCATGAGGTGATCGCCGTCCACGCCGCGGCCCTGGAAGGGAAAACCGACGTCACCCCGGCCGATTTGTGGTTGTGGCGGGTGTACAAGGAACGGCTGGAGATGGACATCCGCATGGCCGAGGAGGATCTGCGGCAGGCCGCCGCAGAGGTGGCCCGGCGCAGGGAGACGGTGGTGGCGCGATCCACGGAGCGCAAGCTTTTAGACAAACTCAAGTCCAATCAGGCCATACGCCACGCCCGTGAAGAAAGCCTCAAGGAGCAGAAGCAAAATGACGAAATGGCAGTCGTCAGACATGGAGCCGGACATGGAGCTTAGGCGGACCCAAGACCCGGACGGGCGGCTTCGCCGTCCCGCAGGCACACGTCCCAAGGGACTTCCCAGGCTTTCCAAGGTGCTGGCGGCCTTGACCATGCTTGCCGCCATCAAGCTGGGGGTGCTTCTTTTCATGGGCATCGACGCGCTGGTTCCGGATTCGGCCAGCCGCGAGGACGGGCATATGGTGGTGGCCTCGGTCATGGCCGTGCCCCGGGCCATGGCCCAGACCCAGAAGGC
Above is a genomic segment from Desulfolutivibrio sulfodismutans DSM 3696 containing:
- the fliJ gene encoding flagellar export protein FliJ is translated as MFRFSLQKVLDYRAQLEEQAKMELAKALHIQLIREKAVRDLHEVIAVHAAALEGKTDVTPADLWLWRVYKERLEMDIRMAEEDLRQAAAEVARRRETVVARSTERKLLDKLKSNQAIRHAREESLKEQKQNDEMAVVRHGAGHGA
- a CDS encoding glycosyltransferase family 2 protein, with amino-acid sequence MLNGKKVVVVMPAYNAAATLERTCSEVPRDIVDEILLVDDCSRDNTVEEARTLGLRCFCHEKNWGYGRNQKTCYSEALKLGADVVIMVHPDYQYTPKIIPAMANLVASGEYDACIASRILGGTALQGGMPLYKYVANRFLTLAQNIMINAKLSEYHTGYRAFSREVLETLPLWENSDDFVFDNQMLAQTVYFGFRIGEVSCPTKYFEEASSINFRRSVTYGLGVLKTSMEFRLQKWGLAKYPYFDKKGRGLLSPTPPYYTDKSPEVVQ